Genomic segment of Halostella limicola:
GACCACGGCGCGGACCTCGACGGCGCTTCGGCGGTCGTCGTCGGCGCGGGCGGGGCGGGCCGCGCGATCGCGTTCGCGCTGTCCGACGCCGGGTCGACCGTCCGGATCGCCAACCGCACCGAGTCGACGGCGCACGACCTCGCCGACGAGGTGCCCGGCGCGAGCGGCCACGGGCTCGACGCCGTTCCCGAACTCCTCGCGGACGCCGACGTGCTCGTCAACGCGACGAGCGTCGGGATGGAGGAGGACGCCTCACCGGTGCCCGCGGACGCGCTCCACGGGAACCTGACGGTGATGGACGCGGTGTACACCCCGCTGGAGACGCGCCTGCTCCGGGACGCGGACGCCGCCGGCGCGACGACGGTCGACGGCGCGTGGATGCTGCTGTATCAGGGGGCGGAAGCGTTCGAGCGCTGGACCGGCCGCGACGCCCCCGTCGACGCGATGAACGAGGCGCTCAGGGATCGTCTCGAACCGATGGCGGACGAGTTTAAGTAGGGCGAAAATCTATTGTCAGCC
This window contains:
- a CDS encoding shikimate dehydrogenase — translated: MDVYGLVGNPVGHSLSPPMHEAAYDALDIDARYVTFEPEKGDIAAAVEGADALGVAGLNVTIPFKRDVLEVVEADDLATRIGAVNTVDFSGDRPTGHNTDAAGARRSLEDHGADLDGASAVVVGAGGAGRAIAFALSDAGSTVRIANRTESTAHDLADEVPGASGHGLDAVPELLADADVLVNATSVGMEEDASPVPADALHGNLTVMDAVYTPLETRLLRDADAAGATTVDGAWMLLYQGAEAFERWTGRDAPVDAMNEALRDRLEPMADEFK